A part of Diprion similis isolate iyDipSimi1 chromosome 12, iyDipSimi1.1, whole genome shotgun sequence genomic DNA contains:
- the LOC124413646 gene encoding lachesin-like: protein ILPRTGSSIKYSEVSAGAESHPLGIVERVNLNLKSRHPSRRVYSLWKERRQGESTAYGMAPSDVSLAFVLAAFLHSTFGQLIPMAEIQPEFLAPLENHTVTQGRDVSFTCVVNHLQSYKVAWIKSDSRAILAIHTHMVAHNPRISVTHNGHNTWKLHVDNVQRNDSGTYMCQVNTDPMRSQMGYMEVVIPPDIMDLDDSMDSLTTEEGGSVRLRCEATGTPTPNVTWRREDGRNIVLRNEHGIKRAVKIYEGEELHLVGILRQEMGSYLCIASNGVPPTISKRYSVRVHFRPLIKVASQLVAAPANSDVVIQCYVEASPKAMNFWYKDTGEKILQSGKYLLSEVAISDFSYQLNMTIRRLEKSDFGSYVCSSENAFGKADGAVRLQELHILTKTTLPSIRDSEQSNKSRKKSATSKLNKKMRPRLSAEEDLDESSMDFGRDGETQPTVVSSKSGRGDDARGVPRPPIGPPQAPAPAPAHSPPTEVALFNEASASPRTCRFETLTITVIAIALIIRLIH, encoded by the exons AAGGAGCGAAGACAAGGAGAATCCACAGCCTATGGCATGGCCCCGAGTGACGTCAGCCTCGCGTTTGTACTTGCTGCGTTCCTTCACTCCACATTCG GTCAACTGATACCGATGGCGGAGATCCAGCCGGAATTCTTGGCACCCCTTGAAAATCACACCGTGACGCAAGGCCGGGACGTGTCGTTCACCTGCGTTGTTAATCATCTACAGTCTTACAAG GTTGCCTGGATAAAGTCAGACTCGAGGGCGATTCTGGCAATTCACACGCACATGGTGGCCCATAATCCACGGATCTCGGTCACCCACAATGGCCACAACACGTGGAAACTCCACGTGGATAATGTCCAACGAAACGACTCTGGAACTTACATGTGTCAGGTCAATACCGACCCGATGCGCAGCCAG atgGGGTACATGGAGGTCGTGATTCCACCGGATATAATGGACCTCGACGATTCGATGGACAGCCTAACCACCGAGGAGGGAGGCAGCGTGCGACTCAGGTGCGAAGCTACCGGAACTCCGACACCGAATGTCACCTGGCGTCGAGAGGACGGTCGCAACATCGTATTGCGAAACGAGCACGGCATCAAGCGGG CGGTGAAAATCTACGAGGGTGAAGAACTGCATCTAGTCGGTATATTGCGCCAGGAGATGGGCTCGTACCTCTGCATCGCTTCGAACGGTGTTCCGCCTACGATCAGCAAACGATATTCGGTACGCGTGCACT TCCGACCGCTGATCAAAGTCGCTAGTCAGCTTGTAGCCGCTCCGGCAAACAGCGACGTCGTCATTCAATGCTACGTCGAAGCTTCTCCGAAAGCCATGAATTTCTGGTACAAGGATACGG GTGAAAAAATCCTCCAGAGTGGCAAGTACCTCCTGTCGGAGGTGGCGATCAGCGATTTCTCCTACCAGCTCAACATGACCATTCGAAGGCTCGAGAAATCGGATTTTGGAAGCTACGTGTGTTCCTCGGAAAACGCCTTTGGCAAGGCTGACGGCGCTGTGCGGCTACAAG AGCTGCACATTCTGACGAAGACGACGCTCCCGTCGATCCGAGATTCCGAGCAGAGTAACAAGTCCCGGAAAAAATCGGCAACGTCGAAATTGAACAAGAAGATGCGACCCAGATTGTCGGCCGAAGAGGACCTGGACGAGTCCTCGATGGACTTCGGAAGAGACGGGGAAACGCAACCGACGGTTGTCTCGTCGAAGTCCGGCCGCGGCGACGATGCCCGAGGGGTCCCAAGGCCCCCCATTGGTCCCCCTCAGGCCCCGGCACCTGCGCCTGCGCACTCGCCGCCGACGGAGGTGGCGTTGTTTAACGAGGCTTCCGCGTCGCCACGCACTTGTCGGTTCGAAACCCTGACCATAACGGTAATCGCCATCGCCCTGATAATCCGCCTGATTCACTAG
- the LOC124413387 gene encoding leucine-rich repeat transmembrane neuronal protein 3-like gives MSRFCANFVAIVAFACYVEHVSGETWETSWNIPNRGHPIFVSYGVSDFTKLDGLSSSASSITYYKSNLPNIEGNVFYRFQKTLKNLDIHESKVQTISSDAFYKLSHLRNLTLWGNKLNDVFEAWFKDLGELRNLDLSFNQIIYIQETAFTKMPKLENLYIDHNRLNTMNPAVFTYLGNLKTIRLGKNPWDWWYRTLIMRQLDDQRISYSNDSEDFKWLNHIIWSCIEKQQAKNDDDTILDCASAYLLTETSNVFNSSQKYCSQEARNLYFCEKTHDEKRNVSMTPKVAVRKVFQAFIGAVNTMLFADAELSYRKGVVPESTRDDIAVFGD, from the exons ATGTCACGATTCTGTGCTAATTTCGTGGCGATCGTAGCCTTTGCGTGCTACGTTGAACACGTTTCCGGTGAAACGTGGGAGACCAGCTGGAACATTCCAAACAGAGGACATCCAATTTTCGTGAGCTATGGTGTTTCAGATTTTACGAAACTCGACGGACTTTCTTCTTCGGCAAGTTCGATCACGTATTACAAGAGTAACTTACCGAATATCGAAGG AAACGTATTTTATCGCTTCCAAAAGACTCTGAAGAATTTAGACATTCACGAGTCAAAGGTCCAGACTATAAGTTCAGATGCATTTTACAAGCTCAGTCACTTAAGGAACTTGACTCTTTGGGGAAACAAATTGAacgatgttttcgaagcctGGTTTAAGGATCTGGGTGAATTAAGAAATTTGGATCTATCcttcaatcaaattatttacatCCAGGAAACAGCATTTACGAAAATGCCTAAATTAGAAAATCTCTATATTGATCATAATCGCTTGAATACAATGAACCCGGCCGTCTTTACGTATTTGGGAAATCTGAAGACAATACGGCTCGGAAAGAATCCGTGGGACTGGTG GTACCGCACACTAATCATGCGACAGCTGGACGACCAGCGTATCTCCTATTCAAACGACTCGGAAGATTTCAAATGGTTAAACCACATTATATGGAGTTGTATAGAAAAACAGCAagcgaaaaatgacgacgatacGATACTGGATTGCGCGTCAGCTTATCTGCTGACAGAAACGTCAAACGTTTTTAACAGCAGTCAAAAATACTGCAGCCAAGAAGCGCGAAATCTTTACTTCTGCGAAAAGACTCACGACGAAAAGAGAAACGTGTCAATGACACCAAAAGTTGCAGTGCGAAAAGTTTTCCAAGCATTTATTGGCGCTGTTAATACAATGCTGTTTGCAGACGCAGAGCTAAGTTATCGCAAAGGTGTAGTTCCAGAATCTACGAGGGACGATATTGCAGTCTTCGGAGATTGA